DNA sequence from the Tissierella sp. MB52-C2 genome:
AAGACTCTGTCTGGATACCTGTGAGTTAATCCTGGTACTGGTGAATCTTCGTCTTCATGTAGTGGGTCTTCTAGGTCTGAGTCGCTAATGTGTGTTTCCATTATTGTTGGCACTGCTTGCATTCTTACTGGACAATGAGGATCATCTGGATCCATCAATGAAGCATAATATGGTGTAATCCCTACCCTAAATCTTTCGAGTACTGCACCTATATTTCTTTCCTCTTCTTCTGTCATATTGATTACTCTTTTTAAGGTATTTACATCAGAAATTCTATTTCTAACTTGCCAATGCCAGTCATTCCATTCTTCCTCAGTAACATCTTTCCAAAGCTCAATTTCATTATACTTTCTCAAGATAAGTCCCCCTTATTTTTAGTTAATAACTAATAGATAGTGAATAGTTTTAAAGACTTTGTTTACTGGTTTTAATTATCCACTCTTCACTGACTCTACGCATACAGATCTGTAAATATTTTTCTTAATTCCTTTGATTCTCTCATTATATCTAAAGTTATTTCTGCATGTCCTTTTGTATATCCATTTCCCATTACCATTGTTACGTCTTTTCCTACTCCTTCTGCCCCTAAGGCTGCTTTTGTAAAACTTGTTGCCATACTAAAGAAATAAACTGTTCCTTCATCTTTTGTAATTAGTATAGATGACATTTCTGTATTTGGAACGTTTACAATATTGATTACTATATCAGCCATTTTACCATCTGTGGCCTCTCCAATTTTTTGCATCATTTCTACTGCATCTTGAGCATTTGCTTTAATTGTTATATCTGCTAAATTAGCATCTTTTACTCTCTTTAATGCTTCATCATTAATATCTACAGCAATAACTTTACCTGTTACTCCTGCTCTTTTCTTTGCTTCATATAGACAAAGCATACCTGCTTTACCAGTTCCGCCTATCATTACTACTGTATCACTAGGTTTAACTAACTTAGCTGTTTGAGCCGGTGCTCCAGCTACGTCTAGTATTGATAATACTAAGTTTTCTGGCATATCTGATGGAAGAACTGCATAGATTCCTGATTCAAATAATATTGCCTTACCTACTATATCAACTTGGTCTTTTTCCACTCTTACTTCTTTAATTTCGTCTATATGTAGTGGTGTTAAAGATAATGATACTAGTGTAGCAATTTTATCTCCTACTTTAAGGTCTGTTTTTCCTTCTAATGCTGGTCCTATTTTTTCTACTGTACCTATTAACATTCCACCTGATCCTGTAACTGGATTTTGATGTTTTCCTCTATGGGCTACTATGCCTTTCATTATCTTCTTGATTTCTTCTATGTCACCATTGGCCTGTTCTTTTATCTGTGTAAAGCTTGCTGAGTCCACGTTCAATGTTTGAACGTCTATAAGTATTTCGTTGTCATAAATCTCCATGTCGTTGTCAATTTTTAATGCTGGTTGTGGTAAAACTCCCTTTGGTTCAATAACTCTATGAGTGCCGTATGGACATCCTTTCTTCATTTTACATTCCTCCCAGTATATTGTTAAAAATTTGCTTATGATTATATAATGCAATATGTATGCCAAGGAATTCAGAAATGTATTTTTTGCTTATGAATTTTGAATTATGGGTTAATTTCAGGGATATAGATAGATTTATTGACTTAATTTGTATTATTCCTAGGAGTTTTTTAGTAGATTAATGGAATCGATGCCGAAAATTCGGCATGAATTCCATTATAAATTGGAGATTATTGAGATTAGAGTTTTAGATTTAATTTCTGTAATCGATATTGTAAGGTCTGTCTTGGAATTCCAAGTATCTCTGCTGCTTTAGTTATATTGTTGTCTACTTTCATTAAGGCTTCTTTTATTATTTCTTTTTCTGTGGTTTCTAGGATTTCTGTAAGTGATAGGTCATTTATTGTTTCTTTTTTATATTTCTTGAATTTATATGGTAGGTCTTCTACTTTTATGGTCTTTATATCAGATATGCTAATTATGCCTTCTATTAAATGTTCTAGTTCTCGTACATTTCCATCCCAGCCATAATTATTAAATATATTTAAAACTTCTTCAGATATATTTTCTACTTTTTTTCCAAACCTTTCATTAAACTTATTTATAAAATGGTTTACTAAAATTGGGATATCTCCCTTTCTCTCCTTTAATGGCGGAATTTCAAGGGATAACACATTTAATCTATAATATAGGTCTTTCCTTATTTGTCTTTTCTCTACAGCCTCTTCCGGTGGAATATTAGTTGCTGCTATTATTCTAACATCAACTTTTGTAGTATTTGTAGCTCCAACCCGTCTTATATTTCCATCTTGTAATACTCTTAATAGCTTTGATTGAAGCTCTAGGGGCATGGAATTAATCTCATCTAGGAAAAGTGTTCCCCCATGGGCTAATTCAAATAATCCCGGTCTATCTTCTGCACCTGTAAATCCACCTTTTATAGTTCCAAATAAGATTCCCTCTAGAAGGTTTTCAGGTAATGCTGCACAGTTTTGTGTAATAAAAGGCTTAGTTTTCCTATGGCTTACATTGTGTATGGAATGAACAAATAATTCTTTTCCTGTTCCTGTGTCTCCCGATACTAATACTGATATATCCGATTCTCCAGCCTTTAGTACAAGAGATTTTAACCTTAAAATTTCTTTATCTTCCCCTATAATATCTAATAATGTATATTCTGCTGATTCATTTGTTTTCTTTGTGGAAGATTTCTGTTTCTTATTATATAGCTTATCTTGAAGTTCTACTATTTTTTCTGACATCTGTCTAACTGTGGTTATATCCTTAGATATTTCTAAGGCGCCTATTATTTTATTCTTGGATTTAATTGGTATAGACGTATTTATAGTAGTGATTTTCTCTCCTTTGTAATTGATAAAAGTTTGCTCCTTTTTGTACATAGATTCTCCAGTACGAATCACCGTAAGTAAAGTACTGGTTTCATTAGTTAGAGACGGATATACTTCAAGTAAATGTCTTCCTATGACTTTTTCTCTTTCTATACCATCTATTCCTTGAGCAAATTTATTATAATATACTATTATCCCGTTTTTATCTATAATATGTAATCCTTCCTCTAAGTAGTCTAATATCTCCAATACATTTTCTCTAAAAAATAGATCCTTCATAGAACCTCTCCTCCAATGCTTAATTTTCGGCACCAATCGCCAATTTTTAGGCACTAACGTGCCTTAAATTGGTGATGAATAACTATTCATTAACTTTAACTGCCTCAATATCCACTTTTTCTACTAAGTCTATTTCCCTATTAATAATATTTCCACCTATTCTCTGGAATTTAATTGGAGCATCACTTACATAATATTCATAAGTCCCACCATCTATTTTATCGTTTAGTAATCCTTCTTCTTTCAATACATTTTTAGTTAGCTTCGCTGTTTCATAGGCTGGATTTACCAAAGTCACTTTTTCTCCTAATATTTTTCCTATTGTATATCTTAGGGCAGGATAGTGAGTACATCCTAGCACTA
Encoded proteins:
- a CDS encoding zinc-binding dehydrogenase gives rise to the protein MKKGCPYGTHRVIEPKGVLPQPALKIDNDMEIYDNEILIDVQTLNVDSASFTQIKEQANGDIEEIKKIMKGIVAHRGKHQNPVTGSGGMLIGTVEKIGPALEGKTDLKVGDKIATLVSLSLTPLHIDEIKEVRVEKDQVDIVGKAILFESGIYAVLPSDMPENLVLSILDVAGAPAQTAKLVKPSDTVVMIGGTGKAGMLCLYEAKKRAGVTGKVIAVDINDEALKRVKDANLADITIKANAQDAVEMMQKIGEATDGKMADIVINIVNVPNTEMSSILITKDEGTVYFFSMATSFTKAALGAEGVGKDVTMVMGNGYTKGHAEITLDIMRESKELRKIFTDLYA
- a CDS encoding sigma 54-interacting transcriptional regulator; this translates as MKDLFFRENVLEILDYLEEGLHIIDKNGIIVYYNKFAQGIDGIEREKVIGRHLLEVYPSLTNETSTLLTVIRTGESMYKKEQTFINYKGEKITTINTSIPIKSKNKIIGALEISKDITTVRQMSEKIVELQDKLYNKKQKSSTKKTNESAEYTLLDIIGEDKEILRLKSLVLKAGESDISVLVSGDTGTGKELFVHSIHNVSHRKTKPFITQNCAALPENLLEGILFGTIKGGFTGAEDRPGLFELAHGGTLFLDEINSMPLELQSKLLRVLQDGNIRRVGATNTTKVDVRIIAATNIPPEEAVEKRQIRKDLYYRLNVLSLEIPPLKERKGDIPILVNHFINKFNERFGKKVENISEEVLNIFNNYGWDGNVRELEHLIEGIISISDIKTIKVEDLPYKFKKYKKETINDLSLTEILETTEKEIIKEALMKVDNNITKAAEILGIPRQTLQYRLQKLNLKL